From a single Streptomyces sp. 1331.2 genomic region:
- a CDS encoding RICIN domain-containing protein, whose amino-acid sequence MTDSAGSADTAASAGSAITDGSFLVRNVGSGLLLQVAGASRRSGARIVLGPDDGTDNQLWHLTAVHPGGALFHIENAASGKRLDVTGASPDDGVPIQQWGANAFGAQEWLLEGHVDAPGTYTVTSFISGKPLTAPEPPEEGVRQWEDTDSPTQWWRFEWRG is encoded by the coding sequence GTGACTGACTCCGCCGGCTCCGCCGACACCGCCGCTTCCGCCGGCTCCGCGATCACCGACGGCAGCTTCCTCGTCCGCAACGTCGGCAGCGGCCTGCTGCTGCAGGTCGCCGGCGCCTCCCGGCGCAGCGGCGCCCGGATCGTGCTGGGCCCGGACGACGGCACCGACAACCAGCTCTGGCACCTCACCGCCGTCCACCCCGGCGGCGCGCTCTTCCACATCGAGAACGCCGCCAGCGGCAAGCGCCTCGACGTCACCGGGGCCTCCCCGGACGACGGCGTCCCGATCCAGCAGTGGGGCGCCAACGCCTTCGGCGCCCAGGAGTGGCTGCTGGAGGGCCACGTGGACGCCCCGGGCACCTACACCGTCACCAGCTTCATCAGCGGCAAGCCCCTGACGGCGCCGGAGCCCCCGGAGGAGGGCGTCCGGCAGTGGGAGGACACCGACTCCCCGACCCAGTGGTGGCGGTTCGAGTGGCGGGGGTAG
- a CDS encoding TIGR02452 family protein, which yields MSSRLHDVARVNEEIAGRGSYRTAGGELVQVGEQLTAARAGTVSYPPQALDALVAAGEPGPGPKAGAEAGAGVGSSGVVEVTAEGSIEAARRLVAAGAGPVGVLNFASARNPGGGYLRGARAQEEDLCRSALLYSCLVEAPDYYEAHRASTDLRYSHRVIVSPDVPVIRDGRGELLAQPYPVTFLTSPAPNAGQLERRSPGTDVRGVLAERAVRVLAAAARHEVRTLVLGAWGCGVFGNDPAQVAEAFEGALARYGAAFERVVFAVWDRTPVSPNRAAFEARFGTAAGAGR from the coding sequence ATGAGCAGCAGACTGCATGACGTGGCACGGGTGAACGAGGAGATCGCCGGGCGGGGGAGCTACCGGACGGCCGGGGGCGAACTCGTGCAGGTGGGGGAGCAGTTGACGGCGGCCAGGGCCGGGACGGTGTCCTACCCGCCGCAGGCGCTGGACGCCCTGGTGGCGGCGGGCGAGCCGGGGCCCGGGCCGAAGGCCGGGGCGGAGGCCGGGGCGGGGGTCGGGTCGAGCGGGGTTGTCGAGGTGACGGCCGAGGGGAGCATCGAGGCCGCCCGGCGGCTGGTCGCGGCCGGGGCCGGCCCGGTCGGGGTGCTGAACTTCGCCTCCGCCCGCAACCCCGGCGGCGGCTACCTGCGCGGCGCCCGCGCCCAGGAGGAGGACCTGTGCCGCAGCGCGCTGCTGTACAGCTGCCTGGTGGAAGCCCCGGACTACTACGAGGCGCACCGGGCCTCCACCGACCTTCGGTACAGCCACCGGGTGATCGTCTCGCCGGACGTGCCGGTGATCCGGGACGGGCGCGGCGAGCTGCTGGCGCAGCCGTACCCGGTCACCTTCCTGACCTCGCCCGCCCCCAACGCCGGTCAGCTGGAACGGCGTTCGCCCGGCACCGACGTCCGGGGCGTGCTCGCCGAGCGGGCGGTGCGGGTGCTCGCGGCGGCCGCCCGGCACGAGGTGCGCACGCTGGTGCTCGGCGCCTGGGGCTGCGGGGTGTTCGGCAACGACCCGGCGCAGGTCGCCGAGGCCTTCGAGGGCGCGCTGGCCCGGTACGGGGCGGCCTTCGAGCGGGTGGTGTTCGCGGTCTGGGACCGCACGCCGGTCTCCCCGAACCGGGCCGCCTTCGAGGCCCGGTTCGGGACGGCAGCGGGAGCGGGGCGCTGA